A stretch of the Salarias fasciatus chromosome 3, fSalaFa1.1, whole genome shotgun sequence genome encodes the following:
- the snx15 gene encoding sorting nexin-15, whose product MSRKAKEEYYRFFTVSEPRTHEKGHTEYKVTARFVSKRHPEDVKEVVVWRRFTELKKLHGELAYTHKNLFRREEEFPSFPRAQLFGRFDEAVIEERRKAAETMLLFTTGIPALYNSPQLKDFFRGGEVTRPLDPSPLSSAGPLPPPLIPLPKRRASDCEPAEEEVGKEAPILTQDLGNNLGLEVGEPEVAVEAYSEIGGSPREEEREEEREEEREEEREEERDELSDIEPDDRVPSLDSSPAKTYQSQETQEEFDSLFDSVAEEHVPSPKKDGPPPLSDNDMAAFDPCYKEEISNTSTDHSELLSLPIAGLDGVEGGYLNQAASELTAAMEREKEGEFSAAIRGYRTAVDILITGVQGDPDPVRKESVMRRTAQYLKHAEMLVDQHSSPGHTHTPTHQHAQDP is encoded by the exons ATGTCACGGAAAGCCAAAGAAGAATACTACCGGTTCTTTACCGTCAGCGAGCCACGAACGCACGAGAAGGGGCACACCGAGTACAAAGTGACAGCAAGG TTTGTGTCTAAGCGTCATCCGGAAGATGTGAAGGAGGTGGTGGTGTGGAGGAGGTTTACTGAGCTGAAGAAGCTGCATGGAGAGTTGGCTTACACACACAAGAATCTGttcaggagagaggaggagtttCCATCTTTTCCCCGAGCACAACTCTTTG GAAGGTTTGATGAAGCTGTGATTgaagaaaggaggaaagcagCTGAGACGATGCTCTTGTTTACTACTGGTATCCCTGCACTGTATAACAGCCCACAGCTGAAAGACTTCTTCAGA GGTGGAGAGGTCACAAGGCCCCTGGATCCCTCCCCCCTGTCCTCTGCCGGCCCTCTGCCTCCCCCTCTCATCCCGCTCCCGAAGCGGAGGGCCTCAGACTGCGAGCCTGCCGAAGAGGAGGTGGGAAAAGAGGCTCCCATCTTAACTCAAGACCTGGGCAATAACCTCGGCTTAGAAGTGGGGGAACCGGAGGTGGCGGTCGAGGCCTACAGCGAGATCGGAGGATCTccaagagaggaagagcgagaggaagagcgagaggaagagcgagaggaagagcgagaggaagagcgagatGAGCTCAGCGATATTGAACCGGACGACCGAG TTCCAAGTCTCGACTCGTCTCCAGCCAAGACGTACCAATCACAAGAAACCCAGGAGGAATTTGACTCCCTGTTTGACTCTGTGGCTGAAGAGCACGTCCCATCGCCTAAGAAAGACGGTCCTCCTCCGCTGTCTGACAATGATATGGCTGCATTCGATCCCTGCTACAAAGAAG AAATATCAAATACCTCCACTGATCACTCAGAGTTGCTCTCACTGCCAATCGCCGGTCTGGACGGCGTGGAGGGAGGTTACTTGAATCAAGCCGCCAGTGAGCTGACGGCCGCCATGGAgcgggagaaggagggagaattCAGCGCCGCCATCCGTGGATACAGGACGGCGGTGGATATTCTGATCACGGGAGTGCAGG GAGATCCAGACCCCGTACGCAAGGAGTCCGTGATGAGACGGACGGCGCAGTACCTGAAGCACGCCGAGATGTTGGTGGACCAACACTCCTCACCcggtcacactcacacacccacacaccagCACGCGCAGGACccgtag
- the prox3 gene encoding prospero homeobox 3 produces MDSPTDLFDDSAAQIHTFGPALNSTDLPGVHPQGSSGRPTPPFRPPGFPLIHHLLQPGGGSRRIGGLLNANLNMHRHLEDGNFEEDEGQRNGEQRGEGEEEGGMEGEDLLGAKKRCNDAALAAEWSQDILKVKRMKLESRQRVEDGENEEVGKRREAGREGRRREREELKEQLEEARERLKALQEKVWKAFGEKHIAEEEKKRKHGGGDGGRVERDVGMMEEEDITEVMYDEEDMDGRELEKESFSLLTDSTFENFQKQKEEVQKDRDRGAERGRRGGLHFDGLMEGSGLWLDSGGLVRGDWDAGLEDDGEEGGQKFAQALKLELGSAVARVIDRVLRLYTEMTDFTPSSPSDAISFLPSDPGNDGGKDRGGVWVGLLTRGRQEEAARSKEEKAGAQERDREKHKMTNGGALPPGPPHRPDPTDLSMPLTVQRSPDTRKAYQLLGPPLSAHLNPSHPNLSLHHPSLPRPPPLSHPSLLPPASQAKDPSSSSSSSFHQSSSSSSSSSSSYPAPPPPPPPPPPPLPLPLLHYSMQQLFSRSLHHPQLPHLPPSRKDYLNADPFLEFSSHPSFPPLPLLGHLDPSLARHAHGGRERGVRGDGGMRGVGGMDGGELYLTAGGTQEGLSPCHLKKAKLMFFYTRYPSSNTLKTYFPDVKFNRCVTSQMIKWFSNFREFFYIQMERFARQAVREALTRDGAPRLNRESQLRVGRDTELYRILNMHYNKSNIYQVPERFIEVSEVALREFYSAIWTGRDSDPCWKKGIYKIICKLDSPLPDAFRLPGCPVG; encoded by the exons ATGGATTCGCCCACAGACCTTTTCGATGACTCCGCTGCCCAGATACACACTTTTGGTCCCGCTCTAAACTCCACAGACCTCCCGGGAGTTCATCCTCAGGGGAGCTCCggccggcccacccctcccttTCGGCCCCCCGGCTTCCCGCTCATCCATCATCTCCTCCAGCCGGGCGGAGGATCCCGGAGGATCGGAGGGCTCCTTAACGCAAACCTCAACATGCACAGACACCTGGAGGATGGAAACTTCGAGGAGGACGAAGGACAGAGGAATGGGGAGCAAAGGGGggaaggggaagaggagggCGGGATGGAGGGGGAGGACCTACTGGGGGCGAAGAAGAGGTGCAATGATGCCGCCCTCGCCGCCGAATGGAGTCAGGATATCTTAAAAGTGAAGAGGATGAAGCTGGAGAGTCgacagagggtggaggacggagagaatGAGGAGGTGGGGAAGAGGCGTGAGGCAGGgagggaagggaggaggagagagagggaggaactgaaggagcagctggaggaggccagGGAGAGACTGAAGGCCCTGCAGGAGAAAGTGTGGAAGGCCTTCGGGGAGAAGCACATCGccgaggaggaaaagaagaggaagcaCGGCGGTGGAGACGGCGGCAGAGTGGAGAGAGACGTCgggatgatggaggaggaggacatcaCCGAGGTGATGTACGACGAGGAGGACATGGACGGAAGGGAACTAGAAAAGGAATCGTTCTCCCTCCTCACTGACTCCACTTTTGAGAACTTCcaaaagcagaaagaagaggTGCAGAAAGACAGGGACAGGGGggcggagagggggaggagaggggggctgcaCTTCGATGGCCTGATGGAGGGCTCGGGGTTGTGGCTGGACTCGGGCGGGCTGGTGAGGGGAGACTGGGATGCGGGGCTGGAGGATGACGGCGAGGAGGGGGGCCAGAAGTTCGCCCAGGCGCTGAAGCTGGAGCTGGGCAGCGCCGTGGCCCGAGTCATCGACCGCGTTCTCCGCCTCTACACGGAGATGACGGATTTCACGCCGtcctccccttccgacgccatCTCCTTCCTCCCGTCGGATCCGGGGAACGACGGGGGGAAGGACCGGGGCggggtgtgggtggggctgCTGACCAGAGGacggcaggaggaggcggcgaggaGCAAGGAGGAGAAAGCCGGAGCGCAGGAGCGAGACCGAGAGAAGCACAAGATGACCAACGGCGGCGCCCTGCCGCCCGGGCCGCCGCACCGCCCCGACCCAACCGACCTCTCCATGCCGCTGACCGTCCAGAGGTCACCCGACACCCGGAAGGCGTACCAGCTCCTGGGCCCGCCTCTGTCCGCCCACCTCAACCCCTCCCACCCAAACCTGTCCCTGCACCACCCCTctctgccccgcccccctcctctctcccacccctccctcctccccccggccTCGCAAGCCAAggacccctcctcctcctcctcctcctccttccaccagtcttcatcctcctcctcgtcctcctcgtcctcctacccggcgccgccccctccccctccgccgccgcccccgccgctcCCCCTCCCGCTGCTCCACTACTCCATGCAGCAGCTCTTCTCGCGCTCGCTCCACCACCCCCAGCTCCCTCACCTCCCCCCGTCCCGCAAGGACTACCTGAACGCCGACCCCTTCCTGGAGTTCTCGTCGCACCCGTCCTTCCCCCCGCTGCCCCTGCTCGGCCACCTGGACCCGTCGCTCGCGCGCCACGCGCACGGCGGCAGGGAGAGGGGGGTGAGAGGAGACGGGGGCATGCGAGGAGtcggagggatggatggaggagagcTGTACCTGACGgctggaggg ACCCAGGAGGGCTTGTCTCCATGTCACCTGAAGAAAGCCAAGCTCATGTTCTTCTACACGCGCTACCCCAGCTCCAACACGCTGAAAACCTACTTTCCCGATGTCAAG TTCAACCGCTGTGTGACCTCCCAGATGATTAAATGGTTCAGCAACTTCAGAGAGTTCTTCTACATCCAGATGGAGCGATTTGCACGCCAGGCTGTCCGCGAGGCTCTCACCCG TGATGGTGCACCTCGTCTGAACCGAGAGAGTCAGCTGCGAGTGGGCCGCGATACAGAGCTTTACCGCATACTGAACATGCACTACAACAAGAGTAACATCTACCAG